A window of the Polaribacter batillariae genome harbors these coding sequences:
- a CDS encoding glycosyltransferase family 2 protein: MLSVLIPTYNYNCFPFVKELHKQFVKEKVCFEIFCLDDGSKSHLNIKNQAINNLSFANFEALETNIGRSAIRNLLAKKANFNWLLFLDSDGFPVHDNFIKLYLDKIKELKTDFSGFIGGRIHKVNSVKNLRIKFGIEREEVAADLRNKNSYRYFFTSNILIKKSVFNEIKFNEKLTGYGYEDLVFGNEMKALKHKIFHINNPVYHLQIEDNAVFINKTKQGLNNLLFLKKQNLLKENDVKLLSYFNKINSFGLHAIMIKLKDFFIQKAIKTSSLFYYDLFKLSYLCYLKEKENETK, encoded by the coding sequence ATGCTTTCGGTTTTAATACCAACATACAATTACAACTGTTTTCCGTTTGTAAAAGAACTCCATAAGCAATTTGTTAAAGAGAAAGTTTGTTTTGAAATTTTTTGTTTAGATGATGGTTCTAAATCTCATTTAAATATAAAAAATCAAGCAATAAATAATTTATCATTTGCAAACTTTGAAGCGCTTGAAACGAATATTGGCAGAAGTGCAATTCGAAATTTATTAGCTAAGAAAGCAAATTTTAACTGGTTGTTGTTTTTAGATTCAGACGGATTTCCTGTACACGATAATTTTATAAAGCTGTATTTAGATAAGATTAAAGAATTAAAAACCGATTTTTCTGGTTTTATTGGAGGAAGAATTCACAAAGTAAATTCAGTAAAAAACCTAAGAATTAAATTCGGAATCGAAAGAGAAGAAGTCGCTGCAGATTTAAGGAATAAAAATTCTTATCGATATTTTTTTACATCGAATATCTTAATTAAGAAAAGTGTTTTTAATGAAATTAAGTTTAACGAAAAACTAACAGGTTATGGTTATGAAGACCTTGTTTTTGGTAACGAAATGAAGGCATTGAAACACAAAATATTTCATATTAACAATCCTGTTTATCATTTACAAATAGAAGACAATGCTGTGTTTATTAACAAAACAAAGCAGGGCTTAAATAATTTATTGTTTTTAAAAAAGCAAAATTTGTTGAAAGAAAACGACGTGAAATTGTTATCTTATTTCAACAAAATAAATAGTTTTGGGTTGCATGCAATAATGATAAAATTAAAAGACTTCTTTATTCAGAAAGCAATAAAAACTTCATCTTTATTTTACTACGATTTATTTAAATTAAGTTACTTGTGTTATTTAAAAGAAAAAGAAAATGAAACAAAATAG
- a CDS encoding tetratricopeptide repeat protein: MKNLIRKKYLLSFFAFLMSFAMLSQQTIANTSILKDYNNALKLYNNKAYAAAQKTFDKVIKKANIGSNLKTDATYFEAMCAIKLNQTGADKKVLSFVEEYPNSNKKNVAFFNVGNYYFANKKAAYALKWYQKVDPKMLSKEDKKELDFKMGYGFLTTNNLQLSKDRFLLLINDPKYGNDSRYYYGYIAYKLEDYGIAESTLKKIADNATYKAEITYYLLDISFKAGKFKRCIEMGKKLLPEATKDLQSEISKIIGESYFNLEKYAASIPYLKNYRGKKGKWNNTDYYQLGYAYYKQNDFENAINNFNKIIDQKNNVSQNAYSHLGECYLKVGQKNEALNAFKSASEMSFDVNIQQDAALNYAKLSYEAGNPFEPVSEVLQNYLKKYPKSKAYQEINKLVVSSFINEQNYQGAIDFLSQKKSEENTALIIEVSLYRGIQLFNEEKYKEALPFFSQAKKSTITQVKERAQFWEAEAAYRLENYQEAITKLEALNTSLTSSKNEFKRTDYTIGYAYFKLKKYEKSIVAFKKFLAKDSIDADTKYDAIIRLGDGYFASRNYTEAVKSYKIVADELGPNSDYAQYQIGMSYGFTDDDEAKITALKKVLNDYQNSNLKDDALYQIANTYIKIKDHKNAHIAYNRLLEKYPNSVFLSRALLRQGLLYYNDNMNQQALKKYKEVVARFSNSPEALEAVANARNVYIDEGNLDDYINWMRTLKFVNVSNADIDNTSFAVAEKKYFEANNKNEIVKSLVDYSRKFPDGIHKIKANYYLADVYFKTKQYQSAIIPLKNVIDEGRNEFSEEALSKLSQIYLQNGNYNEALPVLDKLELEANSAENILFAQSNLMKAYFETEAYDFAIEYAKKILQQDKIDTNLKNDAQIIIARSSFKTEDFRTAEEFFNEIEKTASGALKAEALYYNAYFKNQQKEYAASNKVVQKLIAGYANYKYWGVKSYVIMGKNYYGLKDVYQATFVLENVIKNFKEFDDVIQEASKELNTIKENEAKTNNSVNPEKQK, translated from the coding sequence ATGAAAAACCTTATTCGTAAAAAATACCTTCTTTCGTTTTTTGCTTTTTTAATGTCTTTTGCGATGCTTTCTCAGCAAACAATTGCAAATACAAGTATTTTAAAAGATTATAATAATGCGTTAAAATTATACAACAACAAAGCGTATGCAGCTGCGCAAAAAACTTTCGATAAAGTTATTAAAAAGGCAAATATTGGTTCGAATTTAAAAACAGACGCTACCTATTTCGAAGCCATGTGTGCTATAAAACTAAACCAAACAGGTGCAGACAAAAAAGTACTTTCTTTTGTAGAAGAGTACCCAAATAGCAATAAAAAAAATGTTGCTTTTTTTAATGTAGGAAACTATTATTTTGCGAATAAAAAAGCGGCCTATGCTTTAAAATGGTATCAAAAAGTAGATCCAAAAATGCTTTCAAAAGAAGATAAAAAAGAGCTCGATTTTAAAATGGGCTATGGATTTTTAACCACCAATAACTTGCAACTTTCTAAAGATCGTTTTCTATTGCTAATAAACGACCCAAAATACGGAAACGATTCTCGATATTATTATGGTTATATCGCTTACAAACTAGAAGATTATGGAATTGCAGAATCTACTCTTAAAAAAATTGCAGACAATGCCACATACAAAGCAGAAATAACATATTACTTGTTAGACATTAGTTTTAAAGCAGGTAAATTTAAACGTTGTATCGAGATGGGAAAAAAATTATTACCAGAGGCAACAAAAGATTTACAGTCAGAAATTTCTAAAATTATTGGAGAAAGTTATTTTAATTTAGAAAAATATGCAGCGTCTATACCTTATTTAAAAAATTACAGAGGCAAAAAAGGAAAATGGAATAATACAGATTATTATCAATTAGGATACGCTTATTACAAGCAAAACGATTTCGAAAATGCCATTAATAATTTTAATAAAATTATAGATCAAAAAAATAATGTCTCTCAAAATGCATATTCTCACTTAGGAGAATGTTATTTAAAAGTCGGTCAAAAAAATGAAGCTTTAAATGCTTTTAAATCGGCTTCAGAAATGAGTTTCGATGTAAATATTCAGCAAGATGCCGCTTTAAATTATGCAAAATTAAGTTACGAAGCAGGCAATCCTTTCGAACCAGTTTCCGAAGTTTTACAAAACTATTTAAAAAAATATCCAAAATCGAAAGCCTATCAAGAAATTAACAAATTGGTGGTTTCTTCTTTTATAAACGAACAAAATTACCAAGGTGCCATAGATTTTCTTTCTCAAAAAAAATCCGAAGAAAACACAGCCTTAATTATAGAAGTTTCTTTGTATCGAGGAATTCAATTATTTAACGAAGAAAAATACAAAGAAGCTTTACCATTCTTTTCTCAAGCTAAAAAATCTACCATTACACAGGTTAAAGAAAGAGCACAATTTTGGGAGGCAGAAGCTGCATATCGTTTAGAAAATTACCAAGAGGCCATTACAAAATTAGAAGCTTTAAATACATCTTTAACATCTTCTAAAAACGAGTTTAAACGAACAGACTACACTATTGGCTATGCTTATTTTAAACTAAAAAAATACGAAAAATCGATTGTTGCTTTTAAAAAGTTCTTAGCTAAAGATTCTATAGATGCAGATACTAAATACGATGCAATAATTCGTTTAGGAGATGGTTATTTTGCTTCTAGAAATTATACTGAAGCTGTAAAATCTTACAAAATTGTTGCAGATGAATTGGGCCCAAATTCAGACTATGCCCAATATCAAATAGGCATGAGTTATGGTTTTACAGACGATGATGAAGCTAAAATAACGGCTCTTAAAAAGGTACTTAACGACTACCAAAACTCCAACTTAAAAGACGATGCTTTGTATCAAATTGCAAATACCTATATAAAAATTAAAGATCATAAAAATGCACATATTGCATACAACCGTTTATTGGAAAAATATCCAAATAGCGTATTTCTTTCTCGTGCTTTATTAAGACAAGGCTTGTTGTATTATAATGATAATATGAACCAACAAGCTTTAAAAAAATACAAAGAAGTTGTTGCGCGTTTTTCGAATTCTCCAGAAGCGCTTGAAGCAGTCGCAAATGCGCGAAATGTATATATAGATGAAGGAAATTTAGATGATTATATAAATTGGATGCGTACTTTAAAGTTTGTAAATGTTAGCAATGCTGATATTGACAATACTTCTTTTGCAGTTGCTGAAAAAAAATATTTTGAAGCTAACAACAAAAACGAAATTGTTAAAAGTTTGGTAGATTATTCTCGAAAATTTCCTGATGGTATTCATAAAATTAAAGCCAATTATTACTTGGCAGATGTGTACTTTAAAACCAAACAGTATCAAAGTGCCATTATTCCTCTAAAAAATGTAATCGACGAAGGTAGAAATGAATTTAGCGAAGAAGCGTTAAGCAAATTATCGCAAATTTACTTACAAAATGGCAATTATAACGAAGCACTTCCTGTCTTAGACAAGTTAGAGTTAGAAGCAAATAGTGCCGAAAATATTTTATTTGCCCAAAGCAATTTAATGAAAGCCTATTTCGAAACAGAAGCTTATGATTTTGCAATAGAATACGCTAAAAAAATATTGCAACAAGACAAAATAGACACTAATTTAAAAAACGATGCACAGATTATAATTGCAAGATCTTCTTTTAAAACCGAAGATTTTAGAACAGCAGAAGAGTTTTTTAACGAAATAGAAAAAACAGCAAGTGGAGCATTAAAAGCAGAAGCACTGTATTATAATGCCTATTTTAAAAATCAACAAAAAGAATATGCAGCCTCTAATAAAGTGGTTCAAAAATTAATTGCTGGGTATGCTAACTACAAATATTGGGGTGTAAAAAGTTATGTAATAATGGGTAAAAATTATTACGGTTTAAAAGATGTTTATCAAGCAACTTTTGTCTTAGAAAACGTAATTAAAAATTTTAAAGAATTCGACGATGTTATTCAAGAAGCATCCAAAGAATTAAATACCATAAAAGAAAACGAAGCCAAAACAAATAACTCCGTAAATCCAGAAAAACAGAAATAA
- a CDS encoding cell division ATP-binding protein FtsE: MENSVLQLENAAIYQRDNLVLSKVNLTINTGDFYYLIGKTGSGKSSLMKTLYGDLPLKEGVGTIVGFDLNTLKEKQIPFLRRKIGIVFQDFKLLSDRNVFENLKFVLKATGWKDKDLMKEKIHEVLDKVGMKSQYYKKTYELSGGEQQRVAIARALLNDPELILADEPTGNLDPKTSLEVMELLNSIHKSGKTILMATHDYQLIVKFKQKTLKCEGGELFEVAQQATV; encoded by the coding sequence ATGGAAAATTCTGTTTTACAATTAGAAAATGCGGCAATATATCAAAGAGATAATTTGGTGCTCTCTAAAGTAAATTTAACGATTAACACTGGCGATTTTTATTACTTAATAGGAAAAACAGGTAGTGGAAAAAGTAGTTTAATGAAAACTTTATACGGCGATTTACCTCTTAAAGAAGGTGTAGGAACCATTGTAGGTTTCGATTTAAACACTTTAAAAGAAAAACAAATACCATTTTTAAGAAGAAAAATAGGAATTGTTTTTCAAGATTTTAAGCTTTTAAGTGATAGAAATGTTTTCGAAAACTTAAAATTTGTTTTAAAAGCAACAGGTTGGAAAGACAAAGACCTAATGAAAGAAAAAATTCATGAAGTTTTAGATAAAGTAGGTATGAAATCCCAATATTACAAAAAAACTTACGAACTTTCTGGAGGAGAACAACAAAGAGTCGCAATTGCAAGAGCCTTGTTAAACGACCCCGAACTAATTTTAGCAGACGAACCTACAGGAAATTTAGATCCAAAAACTTCTTTAGAAGTAATGGAGTTGTTAAACTCTATTCATAAAAGCGGAAAAACAATTTTAATGGCAACACACGATTACCAGTTGATTGTAAAATTTAAGCAAAAAACGCTAAAATGCGAAGGTGGTGAGCTGTTTGAAGTTGCCCAACAAGCCACAGTTTAA
- a CDS encoding 2OG-Fe(II) oxygenase translates to MKQNRGEIADFIFNNLKNNQKALKNQFDAHKKEIGYFYLDNLLPKELALEIYKNFPSTKASVQRKSIREYKFTAFQMNKYHCLLEETIFAFQDKRIVNLIAKICEIEKVSPDSNLYAGGLSLMKKDNFLNPHLDNSHDKDRHRWRVLNLLYYVTPNWKLENGGNLELWPKGLNKKPITITSKFNRLVVMATHQKSWHSVNKVLVNDVRCCVSNYYFSEEPLLASDHFHVTTFRARPEEKLKDFVLQIDNKLRSAVRKLFKKGVRENPHQYKK, encoded by the coding sequence ATGAAACAAAATAGAGGAGAAATCGCAGATTTTATTTTTAATAATTTAAAAAACAATCAAAAAGCATTAAAAAACCAATTCGATGCTCATAAAAAGGAGATTGGTTATTTTTATTTAGACAATTTACTGCCAAAAGAATTGGCATTAGAAATTTATAAAAACTTCCCGAGCACAAAGGCTTCAGTACAAAGAAAAAGCATTCGTGAATATAAATTTACAGCTTTTCAAATGAATAAGTACCATTGTTTATTAGAGGAAACTATTTTTGCTTTTCAAGATAAAAGAATTGTAAATTTAATTGCTAAAATATGCGAAATCGAAAAAGTTTCTCCTGATTCTAATTTGTACGCTGGTGGTTTATCGTTAATGAAAAAAGACAATTTTTTGAATCCGCATTTAGACAATTCTCACGATAAAGATCGCCATCGTTGGCGAGTTTTAAATCTACTATATTATGTAACACCCAATTGGAAATTAGAAAATGGTGGTAATTTAGAACTTTGGCCCAAAGGATTAAATAAAAAACCAATAACCATAACCAGTAAATTTAATAGATTGGTGGTGATGGCGACGCACCAAAAATCGTGGCATTCTGTAAATAAAGTTTTGGTAAACGATGTAAGATGTTGTGTTTCTAATTATTATTTTTCTGAAGAACCTTTATTGGCTTCCGATCATTTTCATGTAACCACTTTTAGAGCGAGACCAGAAGAAAAATTAAAAGATTTTGTTCTTCAAATAGACAATAAATTAAGAAGTGCTGTTCGAAAATTGTTTAAAAAAGGAGTACGAGAAAATCCGCATCAATATAAAAAGTAA